From a region of the Methanothrix sp. genome:
- the hemC gene encoding hydroxymethylbilane synthase, translated as MKRLIEHGADPEIVTVRTSGDLFLDRPLHMISGQGLFVREIDERMLSGEIDLAVHSMKDLPSKRPERLRIAAILERDSPCDILLTRDGSSLEDLRRGAVIGTSSMRRAAQIRRARPDVVVRSLRGNLQTRLRKLHAGEYDGIVIAEAGVQRMGYDLSYSVLDPGLFVPSPNQGTIAVVSVAGTEGDALASLIDHRPSREETMVERRIMEVVGGGCLVPMAVFARHLGDRIHVTAEILSRDGERFVRLEDTVRRNDLEGAEMIGRRLLEMGGDELVREAVQIER; from the coding sequence GTGAAGCGCCTTATCGAACATGGCGCAGATCCAGAGATCGTGACGGTCAGGACCAGCGGAGATCTCTTTCTCGACAGACCGCTGCACATGATCTCCGGGCAGGGATTGTTCGTGAGGGAGATAGATGAGCGGATGCTCTCGGGCGAGATCGATCTCGCGGTGCACAGCATGAAGGACCTGCCCAGCAAGCGCCCTGAGAGGCTCAGGATAGCCGCGATCCTGGAGAGGGACTCTCCCTGCGATATACTGCTCACAAGAGACGGCTCCAGCCTTGAGGATCTCAGACGCGGAGCTGTCATCGGCACATCAAGCATGAGAAGGGCGGCGCAGATCAGACGGGCCAGGCCAGATGTTGTTGTCAGAAGCCTCCGCGGAAACCTTCAGACCAGACTGAGGAAGCTGCACGCTGGGGAGTACGATGGCATAGTCATAGCTGAGGCAGGGGTTCAGCGTATGGGATACGACCTCAGCTACAGTGTGCTCGATCCAGGGTTATTTGTTCCGTCCCCGAACCAGGGGACGATTGCAGTCGTCTCCGTCGCGGGGACAGAAGGCGATGCGCTCGCGAGCCTGATAGATCACAGGCCATCAAGAGAGGAGACGATGGTCGAGCGAAGGATAATGGAGGTCGTTGGAGGAGGATGCCTGGTGCCGATGGCCGTATTTGCACGGCATCTTGGTGACAGGATACATGTCACAGCAGAGATCCTCTCGAGGGACGGGGAAAGGTTTGTAAGGCTGGAGGATACCGTCCGCAGGAACGATCTGGAGGGCGCTGAGATGATCGGGAGGCGCCTCCTGGAGATGGGCGGCGATGAGCTTGTGAGGGAGGCTGTACAGATTGAGCGGTGA
- a CDS encoding 2-amino-3,7-dideoxy-D-threo-hept-6-ulosonate synthase, translating into MSKIGKSIRLERIIDRKTKKTVIVPMDHGLTVGPIPGLIDLAAAVDKVAEGGANAVLGHMGLPLYGHRGYGKDVGLIIHLSASTSLGPDANHKVLVTRVEDAIRVGADGVSIHVNVGAEDEAEMLRDLGMVARRCDLWGMPLLAMMYPRGAKVRSEHSVEYVKHAARVGAELGVDIVKTNYTGSPDTFREVVRGCPAPVVIAGGPKMDTEADLLQMVYDAMQAGAAGISIGRNIFQADDPTLLTRKLSKIVHEGYTPEEAARLKL; encoded by the coding sequence ATGAGCAAAATTGGAAAATCGATAAGGCTTGAGCGCATAATAGACAGAAAGACCAAGAAGACCGTCATAGTTCCGATGGACCATGGACTCACAGTCGGCCCCATACCCGGTCTCATCGATCTCGCAGCTGCCGTGGATAAGGTCGCGGAGGGTGGCGCAAATGCTGTCCTCGGGCACATGGGTCTTCCGCTGTACGGCCACAGAGGTTACGGGAAGGATGTCGGGCTCATAATCCATCTATCAGCGTCGACATCGCTCGGCCCGGATGCGAACCACAAGGTGCTCGTGACCAGGGTTGAGGATGCGATAAGGGTTGGAGCAGATGGAGTCAGCATCCATGTGAATGTGGGTGCCGAGGACGAGGCAGAGATGCTGCGCGATCTGGGCATGGTCGCGAGGAGATGCGATCTCTGGGGCATGCCGCTTCTCGCCATGATGTATCCGCGCGGCGCGAAGGTCAGGTCCGAGCACAGTGTTGAGTATGTGAAGCATGCAGCCAGGGTCGGGGCCGAGCTGGGCGTGGATATAGTCAAGACAAACTACACGGGCTCTCCGGATACGTTCAGAGAGGTCGTCAGAGGATGCCCTGCCCCGGTGGTCATAGCAGGCGGCCCGAAGATGGATACCGAAGCAGATCTCCTCCAGATGGTGTACGATGCGATGCAGGCTGGCGCTGCCGGCATCTCCATAGGGAGAAACATCTTCCAGGCAGACGATCCAACCCTGCTCACCAGGAAGCTCTCCAAGATCGTGCATGAGGGCTACACGCCAGAGGAGGCCGCGAGGCTGAAGCTCTGA
- a CDS encoding AAA family ATPase has translation MYRSFEVKNFRCFRELKLTDLDRVNLIAGKNNVGKTALLEAIFLHCGAYNPELTLRVNAFRGIEAIKIELPGWTETPWDALFNQFDASRIVELKGINEQNVLRILRLKLIRQTHELTRIYQTQRVFDKLEESAPLSTASSQVLELESVEIEQSQSYYLILDAKGIRSAPIPPPPPFPAIFLPARGRIPIAEDASRFGKLELIGQQDLVLKALQVIEPRLRRLAVVVVGEVPVIHGDIGLGRLMPLPLMGEGMARLTSLVLAIANTPKGVVLVDEIENGLHHSVLPKVWRAIGETARAFNTQVFATTHSFECIVAAHRAFSEGEGYDFRLHRLEQVDDFIRVVTYDQETVDAAIEMGLEVR, from the coding sequence ATGTATCGATCATTTGAGGTAAAAAATTTTCGATGTTTTCGCGAGTTGAAACTCACAGATCTGGATCGGGTCAATTTAATTGCGGGTAAGAATAATGTTGGCAAGACAGCCCTCCTGGAAGCAATATTTCTGCACTGTGGAGCATACAACCCGGAGCTGACATTGAGGGTTAATGCTTTCCGTGGCATTGAGGCAATTAAGATAGAGCTTCCGGGATGGACTGAAACACCGTGGGACGCGCTTTTCAACCAGTTTGATGCATCAAGGATTGTGGAACTGAAAGGGATAAACGAACAAAACGTTCTCCGGATACTACGGCTGAAGCTCATTCGCCAGACTCACGAATTGACCAGAATATATCAGACTCAGCGCGTTTTCGATAAACTCGAAGAGAGCGCACCCCTATCGACAGCAAGCTCTCAGGTGCTCGAGCTGGAGAGTGTGGAGATAGAGCAAAGCCAGAGCTATTATCTAATACTGGATGCTAAAGGCATACGCAGTGCTCCAATCCCACCACCACCGCCATTTCCGGCGATCTTTCTGCCAGCTCGGGGGCGCATCCCTATAGCTGAAGACGCCAGTCGATTTGGCAAATTGGAGTTGATTGGGCAGCAGGATCTGGTTTTGAAGGCACTGCAGGTCATAGAACCGCGACTTCGGCGCCTTGCAGTGGTGGTGGTTGGAGAGGTTCCTGTTATTCATGGCGATATTGGATTGGGCAGGCTTATGCCCTTGCCTTTAATGGGAGAAGGAATGGCACGTCTTACCAGTCTGGTGCTGGCCATCGCCAACACGCCAAAAGGCGTTGTTCTGGTAGACGAAATTGAAAATGGACTTCACCATTCCGTTCTGCCCAAAGTATGGCGGGCCATTGGGGAAACCGCGCGAGCATTCAACACTCAGGTTTTTGCCACAACGCACAGCTTCGAGTGTATTGTGGCCGCTCACAGGGCTTTCTCTGAGGGTGAAGGCTATGATTTCAGGTTGCATCGTTTGGAACAAGTCGACGATTTCATTCGCGTTGTAACCTATGACCAGGAGACAGTGGATGCGGCCATCGAAATGGGCCTGGAGGTACGATGA
- a CDS encoding CDC48 family AAA ATPase: MTDEVVLKVGEARASDVGRGIARVDPAVIKEKGWQAGDVISIRGKKQTAALLWPGYPEDTGTGIIRMDGTLRRNAGVTIDERVPVRIIQAAQAETVVFAPTVPLRITGGEEYLRRYMEGRVISRGDIIELNVMGRKIDLVAVRVTPPRDAVVIGDRTRIELSEKPAKEEKMIQRVTYEDIGGLSAEIKKVREMIELPMKHPELFERLGVEAPKGVLLHGPPGTGKTLLARALASETNAHFETLSGPEIMSKYYGESEERLRQLFKTAEENAPSIILIDEIDSIAPKREEVTGEVERRVVAQLLALMDGLESRGKVVIIGATNRPDALDPALRRPGRFDREIEIGVPNRDARLEILQIHTRGMPLSSDVDLGKLADITHGFVGADLAALAREAGMRALRRVLPELDLEVESIPAEILNKIEVTMADFMDALRDLEPSAMREVLVESPNVHWSDIGGLKQAKQELMEAVEWPLTYPKIFEHMKASPPKGILLYGPPGTGKTLLAKAVATESQANFISVKGPEFLSKWVGESERAVRETFRKAKQAAPAVVFFDEIDAIAPMRSSGAADSHVTERVISQILSEMDGLEPLHNVIVIAATNRPDIIDPALLRPGRFDRMIEIGPPDEEARLEILKIHTANRPLADDVDLAEIAKRTENYSGADLAAVCSEAVMLAIREYVLAGKPQDEESLKNLRVERRHFEEALKKVRPSLKDVRTHYTLPR; the protein is encoded by the coding sequence ATGACAGATGAGGTAGTTCTGAAGGTTGGGGAGGCGCGAGCTTCCGATGTTGGAAGAGGAATCGCACGCGTGGATCCCGCTGTTATAAAGGAGAAGGGCTGGCAGGCCGGGGACGTCATAAGCATCAGAGGGAAGAAGCAGACTGCTGCACTTCTCTGGCCTGGCTATCCTGAGGATACCGGAACAGGCATAATCAGAATGGACGGCACGCTCAGGAGGAACGCAGGGGTCACCATAGATGAGAGGGTCCCTGTCAGGATCATCCAGGCAGCTCAGGCCGAGACCGTGGTCTTCGCTCCCACCGTTCCGCTCCGCATAACAGGCGGAGAGGAGTATCTGAGGAGGTACATGGAGGGCAGGGTGATCTCGAGAGGAGATATCATAGAGCTCAACGTCATGGGGCGCAAGATCGATCTCGTCGCTGTGAGGGTCACGCCTCCCAGAGACGCTGTTGTGATAGGAGACCGCACCAGGATAGAGCTCAGCGAGAAGCCGGCGAAGGAGGAGAAGATGATACAGCGCGTGACCTACGAGGATATCGGCGGTCTGAGCGCTGAGATCAAGAAGGTCAGGGAGATGATCGAGCTCCCGATGAAGCATCCTGAGCTCTTCGAGCGGCTTGGTGTGGAGGCTCCGAAGGGTGTGCTTCTGCACGGTCCGCCAGGCACCGGCAAGACACTGCTGGCAAGGGCTCTTGCATCCGAGACCAACGCTCACTTCGAGACCCTGAGCGGCCCTGAGATTATGTCCAAGTACTACGGCGAGTCAGAGGAGCGTCTCAGGCAGCTGTTCAAGACCGCAGAGGAGAATGCGCCCAGCATAATTCTCATAGACGAGATCGACTCGATCGCGCCCAAGAGAGAGGAGGTCACAGGCGAGGTTGAGAGGAGAGTCGTCGCCCAGCTACTCGCGCTCATGGACGGCCTGGAGTCACGTGGCAAGGTCGTGATAATCGGCGCCACGAACCGGCCGGATGCCCTCGATCCCGCGCTACGCAGGCCGGGCAGGTTCGACAGGGAGATCGAGATCGGGGTGCCGAACAGAGATGCAAGGCTGGAGATCCTCCAGATACACACAAGAGGCATGCCTCTGAGCTCTGATGTGGATCTCGGAAAGCTTGCTGACATAACCCACGGTTTCGTCGGAGCGGATCTCGCTGCACTCGCAAGAGAGGCCGGCATGCGTGCTCTGAGGCGTGTGCTGCCGGAGCTGGATCTAGAGGTCGAGTCGATACCCGCTGAGATCCTGAACAAGATCGAGGTGACAATGGCGGACTTCATGGACGCCCTGAGGGATCTCGAGCCATCAGCTATGCGTGAGGTCCTGGTGGAATCGCCAAACGTCCACTGGAGCGATATCGGTGGTCTCAAGCAGGCAAAGCAGGAGCTGATGGAGGCTGTGGAGTGGCCTCTCACCTACCCGAAGATCTTCGAGCACATGAAGGCCAGTCCGCCAAAAGGGATCCTCCTCTACGGACCGCCTGGCACTGGCAAGACGCTGCTCGCAAAGGCGGTGGCGACTGAGAGCCAGGCGAACTTCATAAGCGTCAAGGGTCCGGAGTTCCTGAGCAAGTGGGTTGGAGAGTCAGAGCGCGCTGTCAGGGAGACGTTCAGGAAGGCCAAGCAGGCCGCGCCTGCAGTGGTCTTCTTCGATGAGATAGACGCCATCGCTCCCATGAGAAGCTCAGGGGCAGCAGACTCGCATGTGACAGAGAGGGTGATAAGCCAGATACTCTCTGAGATGGACGGGCTGGAACCGCTGCACAATGTGATAGTCATAGCTGCCACGAACAGGCCTGACATAATCGATCCCGCGCTTCTCAGGCCCGGAAGGTTCGACAGGATGATAGAGATCGGACCGCCTGATGAGGAGGCGAGGCTGGAGATACTGAAGATACACACCGCAAACAGGCCTCTTGCAGATGATGTGGATCTCGCTGAGATAGCAAAGCGCACCGAGAACTACAGCGGTGCGGATCTTGCAGCGGTGTGCAGTGAGGCTGTGATGCTCGCGATAAGGGAGTATGTGCTTGCTGGCAAGCCACAGGACGAGGAGTCTCTGAAGAACCTCAGGGTGGAGCGCAGGCACTTCGAGGAGGCGCTGAAGAAGGTCAGGCCGAGCCTGAAGGATGTGCGAACACATTACACGCTCCCGAGATGA
- a CDS encoding radical SAM protein: protein MIIISKILADRATVWDAIRAADRPCESLPPDLVRFSAESRPVVIWNLTRRCNLRCAHCYMDASDEMTDELSLDEGIKLIDELAGLKIPMLIFTGGEPLMSRHFWAYAFHAKEKNLRCAVSTNGTLITPEVAVLLREAGVRYVGVSLDSSSPEVHDRFRGVSGAHSRAVQGLINARDAGLKTGLRVTLTRDNWYDIPALLKLALDLEIPRFCMYHLVPTGRGRGIAERDVTPEQRRSVMRLLMEAALELSDREIEILTTDSPIDGAYLLEMLKGDPERLERARMLLMNAGGCSAGSKVANISPRGDVHPCQFMPQIVAGNVKERSFRDIWIDNPSKELLLIRNSRRQLKGECGSCSYIDLCGGCRQKAFYYRGDILETDPTCMLELARVAGRSEG from the coding sequence CTGATAATAATCTCAAAGATCCTTGCGGACAGGGCGACTGTCTGGGATGCGATCAGGGCCGCGGATCGGCCGTGCGAAAGCCTGCCTCCCGATCTGGTGAGGTTCTCGGCTGAATCAAGACCTGTTGTGATATGGAATCTGACCCGCAGATGCAACCTTAGGTGTGCTCACTGCTACATGGATGCAAGTGATGAGATGACGGATGAGCTCTCGCTCGATGAGGGAATAAAACTGATAGATGAACTCGCGGGTCTCAAAATCCCGATGCTCATATTCACAGGAGGCGAGCCGCTCATGAGCCGGCACTTCTGGGCGTATGCGTTTCATGCGAAAGAGAAGAACCTGAGGTGTGCTGTATCGACAAACGGCACTCTGATAACGCCAGAGGTCGCTGTGCTGCTCAGGGAGGCTGGAGTAAGATACGTCGGAGTCAGCCTGGACTCGTCATCGCCTGAGGTTCATGACAGGTTCAGGGGAGTTTCCGGCGCTCATTCCAGGGCGGTTCAGGGTCTGATCAACGCGAGGGATGCCGGGCTCAAGACAGGCCTCAGGGTCACGCTCACCAGGGACAACTGGTATGACATCCCGGCGCTGCTGAAGCTCGCTCTCGATCTGGAGATTCCCAGGTTCTGCATGTACCATCTCGTGCCGACCGGACGTGGCAGAGGCATTGCTGAAAGGGATGTCACCCCAGAGCAGAGGCGGTCGGTGATGCGCCTTCTCATGGAGGCCGCGCTGGAGCTGAGTGACAGGGAGATCGAGATCCTCACAACAGACTCGCCGATAGATGGAGCGTACCTGCTGGAAATGCTGAAGGGCGATCCGGAGAGGCTGGAGAGGGCGAGGATGCTGCTTATGAACGCGGGTGGATGTAGCGCTGGCTCCAAGGTCGCAAACATCTCTCCCAGAGGTGATGTCCATCCATGCCAGTTCATGCCCCAGATAGTTGCAGGCAATGTGAAGGAGAGGTCCTTCAGGGATATCTGGATAGACAATCCATCAAAGGAGCTTCTCCTCATCAGAAACTCCAGGAGGCAACTCAAAGGAGAATGTGGGAGCTGCAGCTACATCGATCTCTGTGGCGGATGCAGGCAGAAGGCTTTCTACTACAGAGGCGATATCCTGGAGACAGATCCCACATGCATGCTTGAGTTGGCGAGAGTCGCGGGCAGGTCTGAAGGCTGA
- the cobA gene encoding uroporphyrinogen-III C-methyltransferase, translating to MSGDSGKVYLVGAGPGDPELITIKGMRLLREADVVLHDRLLNEELLRDLKAEIVDVGKAPGRHRLSQEEINELLIKKAREGKIVVRLKGGDPYLFGRGGEEALALREAGIPFEVVPGVTSAIAAPALAGIPVTHRGISTAFTVVTGHEEAGKEKELDWHALARLGGTLVVLMGVSRIRENTSMLMDGGLSPETPAALIERGSWPDQRCVRGTLGSIAERASSLRVKSPAVLVVGDVVNLEKHLGRRRIAILRAESQLDESVRLAERYGFVPVAAPSISLRALELPPDMEERIESAECVVLTSSNGVEMISRRPGLLDLIRKKRVAAIGPRTAQALSDRGVNVDILPDEYSSRGLVEALKGLRRVLLLRSAQGSPELIDGLLSSGAEVDDVPVYEVKGSEDSRLDDLIRRAELIDVFAFTSGSTARYLMRRAEELGMEDHLRKALDSALVVAIGPPTAAVLRELGVRVDLIPERYTFEGMLEAARMEIGVRS from the coding sequence TTGAGCGGTGATTCTGGAAAGGTGTATCTGGTCGGCGCTGGACCAGGCGATCCGGAGCTGATAACCATAAAGGGGATGAGACTGCTCAGGGAGGCTGATGTTGTCCTGCACGACCGGCTTCTTAACGAGGAGCTTTTGAGGGATCTCAAGGCCGAGATCGTCGACGTCGGCAAGGCACCTGGAAGACACAGGCTCTCACAGGAAGAGATCAACGAGCTTCTCATCAAAAAAGCCCGTGAGGGAAAGATCGTTGTCAGACTCAAGGGCGGCGACCCTTATCTCTTCGGTCGCGGCGGAGAGGAGGCGCTTGCTCTCAGGGAGGCTGGAATCCCATTCGAGGTCGTCCCTGGTGTGACTTCAGCGATTGCTGCTCCGGCTCTCGCCGGCATACCGGTGACTCATCGGGGGATATCGACAGCCTTCACGGTCGTCACAGGGCATGAAGAGGCTGGCAAGGAGAAGGAGCTCGACTGGCACGCTCTTGCGAGGCTGGGGGGCACACTGGTGGTGCTCATGGGCGTGAGCAGGATCCGGGAGAACACATCGATGCTTATGGATGGTGGTTTGAGCCCGGAGACGCCCGCGGCACTGATAGAGCGCGGGAGTTGGCCTGATCAGAGGTGTGTCAGGGGAACTCTGGGGAGCATAGCTGAGCGCGCATCATCCTTAAGAGTGAAATCGCCCGCGGTCCTCGTTGTTGGGGATGTCGTCAATCTAGAGAAACATCTCGGCAGGAGAAGGATCGCAATCCTCAGGGCTGAGAGCCAGCTGGATGAGTCTGTGAGGCTCGCGGAGAGGTATGGTTTTGTTCCAGTCGCGGCTCCATCGATATCCCTGAGGGCTCTGGAGCTTCCCCCTGACATGGAGGAGAGGATCGAGAGCGCGGAGTGTGTGGTCCTCACCAGCTCAAACGGTGTGGAGATGATCTCGAGGAGGCCAGGGCTCCTGGATCTGATCCGCAAGAAGCGCGTCGCTGCCATAGGCCCGAGGACTGCGCAGGCTCTCTCGGACAGGGGGGTGAATGTAGATATTCTCCCAGATGAGTACAGCTCAAGGGGTCTTGTTGAGGCCCTCAAAGGTCTCAGGAGGGTGCTGCTTCTCAGAAGTGCTCAGGGATCTCCTGAGCTGATCGATGGGTTGCTCTCCTCCGGGGCTGAGGTTGATGATGTGCCGGTGTACGAGGTTAAGGGATCTGAGGACAGCAGGCTGGACGATCTGATAAGAAGAGCGGAGCTCATCGATGTCTTCGCGTTCACCAGCGGCTCGACTGCCAGATATCTGATGAGAAGAGCTGAGGAGCTCGGGATGGAGGATCATCTGAGGAAGGCCCTTGACTCAGCGCTTGTTGTCGCCATAGGGCCCCCAACGGCTGCGGTGCTCAGGGAGCTCGGAGTGAGGGTTGATCTCATTCCTGAGAGGTACACGTTCGAGGGCATGCTTGAAGCGGCGAGAATGGAGATCGGGGTGAGATCCTGA
- the larC gene encoding nickel pincer cofactor biosynthesis protein LarC — protein sequence MRALLFDPYCGASGDMILGALMDLGADGESIRSAVESVGCGLDVNESRFDHIRALRVKVLSDKSFRSLGEARDILKASTLSSRALERALRILEIMASAESRVHGVDKEDTRFHEMGSLDALADIAGSSAAMESLSPDRILSTAPSVGGGITDTSHGMLPVPAPATLEILRSHRIPWRGGPVPHELLTPTGAAILAASVDEFLEHHPEIVAEHVGYGAGSREIGMPNLLRAILGEIPNHMIHDRVVQIETNVDDVTGEILGSLIDRLMKEGALDVTVVPAVMKKGRSGSVISIISREDEARKLSAVLMRETGSLGVRVFPAFHRLIAERRTESVEIMGRSVPVKIGSIGEEIISVKPEHDICRQIAEELNVPVKDIVRMASERGWSIAGRKID from the coding sequence ATGAGAGCACTTCTCTTCGATCCATACTGCGGCGCCTCCGGCGACATGATACTCGGGGCGCTGATGGACCTGGGCGCGGACGGAGAATCCATCCGATCTGCTGTGGAGTCTGTCGGATGCGGGCTTGATGTGAACGAGAGCAGGTTCGATCACATCAGAGCTCTCAGGGTTAAGGTTCTCTCGGATAAATCGTTTCGCTCGCTCGGTGAGGCCAGGGATATTCTGAAGGCATCAACGCTCTCATCGCGAGCTCTCGAAAGAGCATTGAGGATTCTGGAGATCATGGCATCAGCAGAATCCAGAGTTCATGGTGTCGATAAAGAGGATACAAGATTCCACGAGATGGGATCACTGGATGCGCTGGCCGATATAGCGGGATCCTCTGCGGCGATGGAGTCCCTCAGTCCGGACAGAATCCTCTCGACCGCACCCTCTGTCGGAGGTGGGATCACGGATACATCTCACGGAATGCTTCCGGTTCCCGCGCCCGCGACGCTGGAGATACTTCGCTCCCACAGGATACCATGGCGTGGAGGGCCTGTGCCTCATGAGCTCCTCACACCAACAGGCGCTGCGATACTGGCCGCATCAGTCGATGAGTTTCTGGAGCACCACCCCGAGATTGTAGCGGAGCACGTCGGGTACGGCGCCGGCTCCAGGGAGATCGGCATGCCGAATCTGCTCAGGGCGATTCTAGGGGAGATCCCGAACCATATGATACATGATCGCGTGGTACAGATAGAGACCAACGTGGATGATGTGACAGGAGAGATACTTGGAAGTCTCATCGACAGGCTCATGAAAGAGGGGGCTCTCGATGTAACGGTTGTGCCGGCTGTCATGAAGAAGGGCAGGAGCGGAAGCGTGATCTCGATCATCTCAAGGGAGGATGAGGCACGGAAGCTCTCCGCGGTTCTGATGAGGGAGACGGGAAGCCTCGGGGTCAGGGTGTTTCCGGCGTTTCACAGGCTGATCGCAGAGCGGAGGACTGAGAGCGTCGAGATCATGGGGAGATCTGTGCCTGTGAAGATCGGATCGATCGGAGAGGAGATCATAAGTGTTAAGCCGGAGCATGATATCTGCAGGCAAATCGCTGAGGAGCTCAATGTTCCTGTTAAGGATATCGTCAGGATGGCATCTGAGAGGGGATGGAGTATCGCAGGTCGCAAGATTGATTAG
- a CDS encoding DNA-binding response regulator, translating to MSGKTDHLRELVLKIAPTTKVVEKPAKKHGTLRSTSEIEQALLGVVSEMIKAYNIQTKLTPKQLATVVRLFYKGLSDTEIAEQLGDRALNKTVSRARIKLHLFRDSDLKPPFDRELFIKLWEEGRSVKEMSEILHVAPSTVSEYKNIFESQKASERDGYLKRFEEILSDQDVSERMVSHISKDGLQDTMDTDYEVAEA from the coding sequence TTGAGCGGCAAGACCGATCATTTAAGAGAGCTCGTCCTGAAGATCGCCCCCACGACCAAGGTCGTCGAGAAGCCTGCAAAAAAGCATGGTACGTTAAGAAGCACTTCTGAGATCGAGCAGGCCCTTCTCGGAGTCGTCTCTGAGATGATTAAGGCATACAACATACAGACAAAGCTCACACCAAAACAGCTCGCGACTGTTGTAAGACTGTTTTACAAAGGTCTCAGCGATACTGAGATCGCAGAGCAGCTGGGAGACCGTGCGCTCAACAAGACTGTGAGCCGGGCCCGGATAAAGCTCCACCTCTTCCGCGATTCAGACCTCAAGCCGCCCTTCGACAGGGAGCTCTTCATAAAGCTCTGGGAGGAGGGAAGGTCTGTGAAGGAGATGAGCGAGATCCTTCACGTGGCTCCATCAACTGTGAGCGAGTACAAGAACATATTCGAGAGCCAGAAGGCTTCTGAGAGAGATGGATACCTCAAGAGGTTTGAGGAGATACTTTCAGATCAGGACGTCTCTGAAAGGATGGTCTCCCACATATCCAAAGATGGCCTCCAGGACACGATGGACACAGACTACGAGGTGGCGGAGGCGTAA
- the hemL gene encoding glutamate-1-semialdehyde 2,1-aminomutase — protein sequence MNLNSSRSLYERAKRLMPGGVSSPVRAIRPYPFYVRRAEGPYLWDEDGNRFIDYCLAYGPMILGHRNPEVMRRVTEQLERGWLYGTPTALEIELAERIISHYPSMDMIRFVSTGSEATMAALRIARGFTGKDRIVKIEGGFHGAHDSVLVKAGSGATTIGVPDSKGVPADTAKNTILVPYNDLHAMEDALRKDDVAAVIMEPVLGNIGPVLPVDGYLQGVRKVTEEHDVLLIFDEVITGFRLALGGAQSYYGVRADITTLGKIIGGGFPIGVVGGRREIMENVAPQGGIYQAGTFNGSPVSMAAGLATLDILEKGVLDRINEMGSYLRKGLSDIVEDLKLGYSVSGIASMFKVFFGPLPRNYSEALRCDKEGYLRFFWRMLEAGIFLTPSQYETDFISAAHDKEIIDKTLEAFKLYLRA from the coding sequence ATGAATCTCAACTCCTCCAGAAGTCTCTACGAGCGCGCGAAGAGGCTAATGCCCGGCGGCGTCAGCAGTCCGGTCAGGGCGATAAGGCCGTATCCGTTCTACGTTAGAAGGGCTGAGGGGCCGTACCTCTGGGACGAGGACGGCAACAGGTTCATCGACTACTGTCTCGCATACGGCCCGATGATTCTAGGACACAGGAACCCGGAAGTGATGAGAAGGGTCACAGAGCAGCTGGAGCGGGGGTGGCTCTACGGCACGCCCACAGCTCTGGAGATTGAGCTCGCGGAGCGGATAATCTCTCATTATCCATCCATGGACATGATCAGGTTTGTGAGCACCGGCTCGGAGGCGACGATGGCTGCCCTGAGAATCGCCCGTGGTTTCACAGGGAAGGACAGGATCGTCAAGATCGAGGGCGGATTTCACGGAGCTCACGACTCTGTTCTTGTTAAAGCCGGGTCCGGGGCCACGACCATCGGCGTGCCAGACTCAAAGGGCGTGCCCGCAGATACTGCAAAGAACACCATACTGGTTCCGTACAACGATCTCCATGCGATGGAGGATGCTCTGAGAAAAGATGATGTGGCAGCGGTGATAATGGAGCCGGTTCTGGGCAACATAGGTCCCGTGCTCCCAGTGGACGGCTACCTCCAGGGTGTAAGAAAGGTGACAGAGGAGCATGATGTCCTCCTGATATTTGACGAGGTCATAACAGGCTTCAGGCTTGCGCTCGGGGGCGCGCAGAGCTACTACGGTGTCAGGGCTGACATCACCACACTCGGGAAGATAATAGGCGGGGGATTCCCGATAGGTGTTGTCGGTGGGCGTAGAGAGATCATGGAGAACGTGGCCCCGCAGGGTGGCATCTATCAGGCAGGGACATTCAACGGATCGCCGGTCTCGATGGCAGCAGGCCTGGCAACCCTGGACATACTTGAGAAGGGCGTTCTTGACAGGATCAATGAGATGGGGTCGTATCTAAGAAAAGGCCTCTCAGATATCGTTGAGGATCTGAAGCTGGGGTACAGCGTATCCGGCATAGCCTCGATGTTCAAGGTCTTCTTCGGACCGCTTCCAAGGAACTACTCGGAGGCGCTGAGATGCGATAAAGAGGGATACCTGAGATTCTTCTGGAGGATGCTGGAGGCCGGGATATTCCTCACGCCCAGCCAGTACGAGACAGATTTCATATCAGCAGCTCATGATAAGGAGATCATCGATAAAACACTGGAGGCGTTCAAGCTATACCTCAGAGCCTGA